A single region of the Legionella oakridgensis ATCC 33761 = DSM 21215 genome encodes:
- a CDS encoding arginine N-succinyltransferase, translated as MMLFRSAKDTDLPAIYHLAEHSGIGLTTLPNDMELLSKRLKWSTVSFAKTVNHPHNEYYLFVLEDPSTHQVVGTSALEALTGHDNPFYSYKLSKRTRICHSLNIRTDYEVLSLVNDNQGCSETCTLFLDPGYRHSNNGLLLSRARFLFMAHYPHRFASKVIAEMRGISDEEGNSPFWDAIGSHFFHMSFAEADRLTISTNKQFIADLMPRNPVYVKLIDTAAQAVIGKPHQSTVPAMNILMHEGFRYNNYVDIFDAGPTLEVPRKRIHTVAASRVMTVKNIIDDVSSKAFIIANTQLDFRATICQVIFNETQSSCIISKETAELLQVERNDCVRIVPLQIDQAGF; from the coding sequence ATGATGCTATTTCGCAGTGCAAAAGATACTGATTTACCTGCAATTTATCACTTGGCAGAACACAGCGGTATTGGCTTAACCACGTTGCCAAATGACATGGAGCTGTTAAGTAAACGCCTCAAATGGTCAACCGTTTCTTTTGCTAAAACCGTTAATCATCCTCATAATGAATATTATTTATTTGTGCTCGAAGATCCTTCCACCCATCAAGTGGTAGGAACGTCAGCCCTTGAAGCCTTGACTGGACATGACAACCCTTTTTATTCCTACAAACTGTCAAAACGTACCCGAATTTGTCATTCTTTAAACATTCGTACGGATTATGAGGTATTAAGCCTGGTCAATGATAATCAGGGATGCAGTGAAACTTGCACCCTATTTCTAGATCCTGGCTATCGTCACAGCAACAATGGTTTATTGCTGTCCAGAGCCCGTTTTTTATTTATGGCGCACTACCCTCATCGTTTTGCATCTAAGGTCATTGCAGAAATGCGCGGTATTTCAGACGAAGAGGGGAATTCTCCTTTCTGGGATGCAATAGGCAGTCATTTTTTCCACATGTCTTTTGCAGAAGCAGATCGATTGACCATATCAACCAATAAACAATTCATTGCGGATCTCATGCCAAGAAACCCAGTGTATGTAAAATTAATTGATACTGCCGCTCAGGCAGTTATTGGCAAGCCACATCAATCAACCGTCCCTGCCATGAATATCCTGATGCATGAGGGATTTCGCTACAATAATTATGTAGACATCTTCGATGCTGGCCCAACGCTGGAAGTACCTAGGAAAAGAATTCACACCGTTGCAGCCAGTAGAGTCATGACCGTAAAAAATATTATTGACGACGTCAGCAGTAAGGCATTTATTATAGCTAATACTCAACTGGACTTTCGGGCAACCATATGCCAAGTCATTTTTAATGAGACTCAAAGCTCCTGTATTATCAGTAAAGAAACAGCGGAATTATTGCAAGTAGAGCGCAACGATTGTGTACGTATTGTTCCATTACAAATCGATCAAGCAGGTTTTTAA
- a CDS encoding hydrolase: protein MLNSLPELIHSVRANHSMMIAQLHQFCEINSGTDNLPGLKAMHQALHSVYIPLADEIQSRSMPPVTTINMAGKATMTTSGNILYIRKRPELKRRILLSGHMDTVYGAHHPFQTLTYVNENHLIGPGVADMKGGLVVMLHALSTFEKTPFATKLGWDVIINADEETGSIASSALLDELAPNYQAALVYEPAMTADGMLAKNRKGSGKLTLIATGRAAHAGRAFHEGRNAICYLANAILAVDALNGKKEGVTINIGKIAGGDALNVVPDKAVAKLDIRISQPEDERWVRDQLDQIINQLQQDDYSLTVHGDFGRPVKRVTPATERLFQRIQHIGEELNLTVDWQDSGGCCDGNNLARYGLPVIDTLGVRGGHIHSSNEYILLDSLVERATLNALLLVDLAQGGLEELSGKS from the coding sequence ATGCTCAACTCATTACCAGAACTTATACACTCCGTGCGTGCAAACCATTCAATGATGATTGCACAATTGCACCAATTTTGTGAAATTAATTCTGGAACCGATAACCTTCCCGGATTAAAAGCAATGCATCAAGCCCTTCATTCTGTTTATATTCCTCTAGCAGATGAAATTCAATCACGTAGCATGCCTCCGGTAACAACCATCAATATGGCTGGCAAAGCAACCATGACAACTTCTGGCAATATTCTTTATATAAGAAAACGACCAGAGTTGAAACGGCGTATTCTTTTAAGTGGCCATATGGATACCGTGTATGGCGCCCACCACCCTTTTCAAACTCTAACGTATGTAAACGAAAACCATCTGATTGGTCCTGGAGTAGCAGACATGAAAGGAGGGTTAGTCGTCATGTTGCATGCTCTGAGTACATTTGAAAAAACGCCATTTGCAACCAAATTAGGTTGGGATGTCATTATTAATGCCGATGAAGAAACCGGTTCAATAGCCTCCAGTGCTTTATTGGATGAACTTGCCCCCAATTATCAAGCTGCTTTGGTCTATGAGCCTGCCATGACGGCAGATGGCATGCTGGCAAAAAATCGCAAAGGAAGTGGTAAATTAACACTCATTGCTACTGGGAGAGCAGCCCATGCAGGCCGCGCATTTCATGAGGGACGAAACGCCATTTGTTATTTGGCAAATGCCATCCTTGCAGTCGATGCATTAAATGGTAAAAAAGAAGGGGTGACCATTAATATTGGTAAAATCGCAGGTGGAGACGCTCTGAATGTTGTTCCTGATAAAGCAGTGGCCAAGCTGGATATACGCATCAGCCAACCAGAAGATGAACGATGGGTTCGCGATCAACTTGATCAAATTATTAATCAGTTACAACAAGACGATTACTCTCTGACGGTTCACGGTGATTTTGGTAGGCCAGTTAAACGAGTAACACCCGCAACAGAACGATTGTTTCAACGAATCCAGCACATTGGCGAGGAACTTAATTTGACGGTTGACTGGCAAGACAGTGGTGGTTGTTGTGATGGGAATAATCTGGCACGCTATGGTTTACCGGTCATTGATACATTAGGAGTCCGCGGCGGACACATTCATAGCTCGAATGAATATATATTGCTTGACAGTCTTGTTGAGCGCGCCACATTAAATGCTTTATTACTGGTCGATTTGGCACAGGGTGGCCTCGAAGAACTGTCCGGAAAATCATAA
- a CDS encoding spermidine synthase, whose protein sequence is MHQNLLYRWLTLGNDDIQTLINRHHPGKPILDYIKPLTVGVRAQPANCCLLGLGGAGVAHALSSHLMDFQLDVVEYDNEIIELAHTYFMLDRLKHLKIIHQDANLFIQDSQATYQHIMIDLSDAHAFPEHCNNDLFFEHCRRLLLPEGTLAINLANLHEQWPVLQHIRTHFKQAIISLPVKGSANMVILASRTENALALAKLLKKNQQLKQLSWDSHWGCIAEI, encoded by the coding sequence GTGCATCAAAATCTTTTGTACCGTTGGCTAACGTTGGGCAATGATGACATACAAACCCTAATTAATCGCCATCATCCGGGAAAACCCATTCTTGATTATATTAAACCGTTAACGGTCGGTGTGCGTGCGCAACCAGCAAATTGTTGTCTGTTAGGTTTGGGAGGTGCGGGCGTTGCTCATGCATTGTCTTCCCATCTTATGGATTTTCAACTTGATGTTGTAGAGTATGATAATGAAATTATTGAACTCGCTCATACTTATTTCATGCTGGATCGATTGAAACATTTGAAAATCATTCATCAGGATGCAAATTTATTTATACAAGATAGCCAAGCAACCTATCAACACATCATGATTGACTTATCGGATGCACACGCCTTCCCCGAACATTGCAATAATGACCTTTTTTTTGAGCATTGCCGCAGACTTTTACTTCCGGAAGGAACACTTGCCATCAATTTAGCAAACTTACATGAACAATGGCCGGTACTCCAACACATCCGCACTCATTTCAAGCAAGCGATTATCTCTCTGCCTGTTAAAGGAAGCGCCAACATGGTTATCCTGGCTTCCCGTACAGAAAACGCTCTGGCACTGGCAAAATTGCTAAAAAAAAATCAGCAATTAAAACAATTATCTTGGGATTCGCATTGGGGATGCATCGCCGAGATTTAA
- the ubiG gene encoding bifunctional 2-polyprenyl-6-hydroxyphenol methylase/3-demethylubiquinol 3-O-methyltransferase UbiG, with protein sequence MNKKTTIDSQEIAKFAQLSSQWWNEHGPLKTLHDINPARLQFIQKFINLSGQHILDVGCGGGILAESMARLGAKVTGLDAEKDAIAAASAHANEGHLNIQYVCQSIETFATKLFDAVTCMEMLEHVSEPETVIEHCSRLVKPGGYLFLSTINRTPAAYAAAIIAAEYILELLPRQTHEFKKFIKPSELATMVREAGLEPIAISGMSYNPLNHKASLQQSVSVNYLLACQKL encoded by the coding sequence ATGAATAAAAAAACTACAATTGATTCACAAGAGATTGCTAAATTTGCGCAATTGTCTAGTCAGTGGTGGAATGAACATGGTCCACTTAAAACACTGCATGATATTAATCCCGCGCGCCTTCAATTTATTCAGAAATTTATTAATTTATCTGGGCAGCATATTTTGGATGTGGGGTGTGGCGGTGGAATTTTAGCTGAAAGTATGGCGAGATTGGGAGCAAAAGTTACTGGCCTGGATGCTGAAAAGGATGCAATTGCTGCAGCCAGTGCTCATGCGAATGAAGGCCATTTGAATATTCAATATGTATGTCAATCGATTGAGACGTTTGCGACAAAATTATTTGATGCAGTAACGTGCATGGAAATGCTGGAGCATGTTTCTGAGCCAGAAACAGTGATTGAACATTGTTCTCGTTTGGTAAAACCAGGTGGTTATTTATTTTTATCAACGATCAACCGGACGCCAGCGGCGTACGCAGCAGCAATCATTGCTGCTGAATATATTTTGGAATTGTTACCACGCCAGACTCATGAATTTAAAAAATTTATCAAGCCCAGCGAATTGGCAACCATGGTGCGGGAGGCAGGATTAGAACCTATTGCCATATCCGGTATGTCTTATAATCCTTTGAATCACAAAGCTTCCCTGCAGCAATCGGTCAGTGTCAACTATTTACTTGCTTGTCAAAAGTTATAG
- a CDS encoding murein L,D-transpeptidase catalytic domain family protein, which produces MNTIFTLISVALLTSNMTSSTPSFAKPAFDVNTEVKHLSQKAPTLDKKVLKLALAAYQKAKEKGKVKKPVLTVIDYSLPSSKQRMWVFDVNREKLLYNTHVAHGKNSGLDIPHHFSNTPSSKATSLGTYVTRDTYFGSKGYSLNLQGLEKGFNDNAYSRRVVIHGAWYVEPSFIKRAGRAGRSWGCPSIAQTLAKPVINTIKGGSIVFAYYPDRKYLSHSGYAAVA; this is translated from the coding sequence ATGAATACGATTTTTACTTTAATTTCAGTAGCACTACTTACTAGCAATATGACATCAAGCACACCAAGTTTTGCAAAACCTGCTTTTGATGTTAATACAGAAGTCAAGCATCTAAGCCAAAAAGCACCCACACTTGATAAAAAAGTGCTTAAATTGGCGCTAGCGGCCTATCAAAAGGCAAAAGAGAAAGGCAAGGTCAAAAAACCAGTCCTTACGGTGATTGATTATTCGCTTCCATCTTCAAAACAACGCATGTGGGTGTTTGATGTCAATAGAGAAAAACTTTTATACAATACCCATGTTGCGCATGGAAAAAACTCAGGATTAGACATTCCTCACCATTTTTCAAATACTCCTTCCAGTAAAGCAACCAGCCTGGGAACGTATGTAACCCGTGATACTTATTTTGGTTCAAAAGGGTATTCATTAAACCTGCAAGGTTTGGAAAAAGGCTTTAATGATAATGCTTACAGCCGTCGCGTCGTTATCCATGGAGCCTGGTATGTAGAACCAAGCTTTATCAAAAGAGCAGGGCGTGCGGGACGCAGTTGGGGATGCCCATCCATTGCGCAAACACTGGCAAAACCAGTCATCAATACAATCAAAGGCGGCTCCATTGTATTTGCCTATTATCCTGATAGGAAATATTTATCTCATTCCGGTTACGCAGCAGTCGCATAA
- a CDS encoding VOC family protein translates to MSNGPKIGEFCWNELATPNVKAAKEFYGNAFGWKFSDHSMNGSTYTMIKSGEKEFAGIWEIPQDQSKQIPPHWMSYILVDNLENSLKKVQEHRATIKVPTTKVGEFGQFAIITDPTGAHVALWETFNK, encoded by the coding sequence ATGTCTAATGGACCAAAGATAGGAGAGTTTTGTTGGAATGAACTGGCAACGCCCAATGTCAAGGCAGCAAAAGAATTTTATGGTAATGCCTTTGGCTGGAAATTTTCTGACCACTCAATGAATGGCTCAACCTACACCATGATTAAATCCGGTGAAAAAGAATTTGCGGGTATCTGGGAAATCCCTCAAGATCAGTCTAAACAAATTCCACCCCACTGGATGAGTTATATTTTAGTGGACAACCTCGAAAACAGCTTAAAAAAAGTACAAGAACATCGTGCCACCATTAAAGTTCCCACTACAAAAGTAGGAGAATTTGGTCAATTTGCCATTATCACAGATCCTACCGGGGCTCATGTCGCATTATGGGAAACATTCAATAAGTAA
- a CDS encoding ProQ/FINO family protein, with product MNQQTIAKKDKFKTIDWLTEHFPAAFFKKASQVKPLKIGIFDDIIDFYERLDTPPFSKKTLREALNYYSASPAYLSCQKANVARVDLFGNEVDVVTDEQAKYAYQRYQQRYTDKKNKARI from the coding sequence ATGAACCAACAAACTATTGCTAAAAAAGATAAATTCAAAACAATCGATTGGCTAACAGAACATTTCCCCGCAGCTTTTTTTAAAAAAGCAAGCCAAGTTAAACCTCTTAAAATTGGGATATTTGATGACATCATTGACTTTTATGAACGTCTTGATACGCCACCTTTTAGTAAAAAAACCTTGCGCGAGGCATTGAATTACTATAGTGCATCACCCGCCTACCTGAGCTGCCAAAAAGCTAACGTTGCACGAGTGGATTTGTTTGGAAATGAGGTGGACGTTGTTACAGATGAACAAGCAAAATACGCTTATCAGCGTTATCAGCAACGTTACACGGATAAAAAAAACAAAGCTCGCATATAA
- the tsf gene encoding translation elongation factor Ts, giving the protein MMTISAALVMKLRERTGAGMMECKKFLVATNGDIEQAIIEMRKAGQAKADKKADRVAAEGIIVIARSADGRKATMLEVNSETDFVARDGNFVQFANQVVETALHTHAANVDALANETLVGHQSKVEQARQELIAKIGENIKLRRLEQMQCDGVIGSYLHGSRIGVLVAMKNGDESLAKDIAMHIAASRPLVVSRDQVPADAIENEREIFTAQARESGKPQDIIDKMIEGRISKFVDEVSLLGQPYVKDPNKKVGQLLKEKNAEIMAFTRYEVGEGIEKKEDNFVAEVMAQVREQ; this is encoded by the coding sequence ATTATGACGATTAGTGCTGCCCTGGTAATGAAATTACGTGAGCGTACTGGTGCCGGAATGATGGAATGTAAGAAGTTTCTGGTTGCCACCAATGGTGATATTGAACAAGCAATTATTGAAATGCGTAAAGCAGGTCAAGCTAAAGCAGATAAAAAAGCAGATCGAGTGGCTGCTGAAGGAATAATCGTTATTGCCCGTTCTGCAGATGGACGAAAAGCTACGATGCTTGAAGTTAATAGCGAAACTGATTTTGTGGCACGAGATGGTAATTTTGTCCAGTTTGCCAATCAAGTGGTTGAAACGGCTCTGCATACCCACGCAGCAAATGTCGACGCATTGGCTAATGAAACACTCGTTGGGCATCAAAGCAAAGTTGAGCAAGCAAGACAAGAGCTGATAGCAAAAATTGGTGAAAACATTAAACTGCGTCGCCTTGAACAGATGCAATGCGATGGTGTTATTGGTTCTTATCTGCATGGAAGTCGTATTGGTGTGCTGGTCGCGATGAAAAATGGCGATGAATCTCTGGCTAAGGATATTGCAATGCACATTGCCGCCAGCCGTCCTTTGGTGGTTAGTCGTGATCAGGTTCCAGCAGATGCCATTGAAAATGAGCGTGAAATCTTTACTGCACAAGCGCGTGAAAGTGGCAAGCCACAAGATATTATTGATAAGATGATTGAAGGACGTATCAGCAAGTTTGTCGATGAAGTAAGCTTGCTCGGACAACCTTATGTGAAAGATCCAAATAAAAAAGTAGGGCAGTTATTAAAAGAAAAAAATGCTGAGATTATGGCATTTACTCGTTATGAAGTTGGTGAAGGTATCGAAAAGAAAGAAGATAACTTTGTCGCTGAAGTAATGGCTCAGGTTCGTGAACAATGA
- the pyrH gene encoding UMP kinase: protein MMNDNQPKLKYKRIILKCSGEALMGKAQFGIDPSILDKIANDVAKLIQMGVEVGLVIGGGNLFRGKALSEAGLGRVTGDHMGMLATVMNALALRDALERIDLPARIMSAIPMLGVVDPYHRRKAMTHLRNGHAVIFAAGTGNPFFTTDSAACLRAIEVGADIVLKATKVDGVYSDDPVKNPQAVRYDFLTYRDVLSQGLQVMDATAICLCQEHGMPLQVFNMSESDALSKIVIGERIGTIIGANHDQ, encoded by the coding sequence ATGATGAATGACAATCAACCAAAACTGAAGTACAAGCGCATTATTTTAAAGTGCAGCGGTGAAGCATTAATGGGTAAGGCGCAGTTTGGTATTGACCCATCCATTTTGGATAAAATAGCCAATGATGTTGCTAAACTTATCCAGATGGGTGTGGAAGTTGGTTTGGTTATTGGTGGCGGAAATTTATTTCGCGGTAAAGCGTTGTCAGAAGCAGGACTTGGTCGAGTAACCGGAGACCACATGGGTATGTTGGCCACGGTTATGAATGCCCTGGCTTTGCGAGATGCGCTTGAACGAATTGATTTGCCGGCAAGAATCATGTCAGCAATTCCCATGCTGGGAGTTGTTGACCCGTATCATCGTCGGAAAGCAATGACCCATTTACGCAATGGTCATGCCGTAATATTTGCTGCAGGCACAGGTAACCCATTTTTTACAACGGATTCTGCTGCTTGTTTGCGTGCTATTGAAGTGGGCGCTGATATTGTATTAAAAGCAACAAAAGTGGATGGGGTTTATTCGGACGATCCAGTTAAGAATCCTCAGGCGGTTCGTTATGATTTTTTGACTTATAGGGACGTGTTAAGCCAGGGATTACAAGTCATGGATGCTACTGCGATTTGTTTGTGTCAGGAGCATGGAATGCCTTTGCAAGTTTTTAATATGTCAGAGTCAGATGCTTTAAGTAAAATTGTTATCGGTGAGCGCATTGGAACTATAATAGGAGCTAACCATGATCAATAA
- a CDS encoding uracil-DNA glycosylase: MRNIIEQAHEQWRPILHEALDQVADDYLQQLDTSQDWLPGKKNLFAAFSMPLTATQYILLGESPYPRAQSANGYAFWDNSVGSLWSSNGLSKEVNRATSLRNWIKMLLYARGDLKKEDFSQQAIAKLDKTHYIKTAKELFNAFMDKGFLLLNASLVYSEGKVNYHARHWRPFVHCLFRKLAELKPSVQLILLGHVAKQIPEANLFPSLVAEHPYNISFITNPQVVAFFKPMDLLRYHE; the protein is encoded by the coding sequence ATGCGTAATATTATTGAGCAGGCCCACGAGCAGTGGCGTCCTATCCTGCATGAAGCACTTGATCAGGTGGCTGATGATTATCTGCAACAACTGGACACTAGCCAGGATTGGCTGCCGGGCAAGAAAAATTTATTTGCAGCATTTAGTATGCCTTTGACTGCGACTCAATATATCCTTTTAGGAGAGTCGCCATATCCCCGGGCGCAATCGGCAAATGGTTATGCATTCTGGGATAATTCTGTAGGGTCGTTGTGGAGCTCGAATGGATTAAGCAAGGAAGTTAACCGTGCAACTTCTCTGCGTAACTGGATAAAAATGTTGCTTTATGCGCGTGGAGATTTGAAAAAGGAAGATTTTTCACAGCAAGCCATCGCCAAACTTGATAAGACGCATTATATAAAAACGGCAAAAGAATTATTCAATGCTTTTATGGATAAAGGATTTTTGCTTTTAAATGCTTCTTTGGTATATAGTGAAGGAAAGGTAAATTATCATGCTCGCCATTGGCGGCCGTTTGTTCATTGTTTATTTAGAAAATTGGCTGAATTGAAGCCATCCGTGCAATTAATCTTGTTGGGCCATGTGGCAAAACAGATTCCTGAAGCCAATCTTTTTCCAAGCCTTGTGGCTGAACATCCTTACAATATTAGTTTTATCACAAACCCACAAGTGGTGGCATTTTTTAAACCCATGGATTTACTAAGATATCATGAATAA
- the rpsB gene encoding 30S ribosomal protein S2 has translation MNLSMRELLEAGAHFGHRTRFWNPKMAEYIFGSRNKIHIINLEKTMPMFSDALNFIGRLAANKAKILFVGTKRAAQDSIREHAKRCGMPYVDHRWLGGMLTNYKTVRQSIFRLKELKKMRDEGAFETMIKKEALMLSRELEKLERSLGGIEDMGGLPDALFVVDVGFEHIAVEEARRLKIPVIGVVDTNNDPDPIDYVIPANDDSMRAVEIYVRCVADAIIDAQRGNTVGGVSSDAEFVEVPTEKDSEEAAK, from the coding sequence ATGAACTTAAGTATGCGTGAATTACTGGAAGCGGGAGCTCATTTTGGTCATCGCACTCGTTTTTGGAATCCCAAGATGGCTGAATATATTTTCGGTTCCCGAAATAAAATTCATATTATAAATTTAGAAAAAACAATGCCCATGTTTAGCGACGCTTTGAATTTCATTGGTCGCCTTGCAGCAAACAAAGCAAAAATTTTATTTGTTGGAACGAAAAGGGCTGCGCAAGACAGTATTCGCGAACATGCAAAACGTTGCGGCATGCCATACGTTGATCACCGTTGGCTGGGTGGGATGTTAACGAATTACAAAACAGTTCGCCAATCCATTTTTCGTCTGAAAGAACTGAAAAAAATGCGCGATGAAGGTGCTTTCGAAACGATGATTAAAAAAGAAGCCCTGATGTTGTCCCGTGAATTGGAAAAATTGGAGCGCAGCCTGGGTGGAATAGAAGACATGGGTGGTTTGCCTGATGCGCTTTTTGTCGTTGATGTTGGCTTTGAGCACATTGCTGTCGAAGAAGCACGACGATTAAAAATTCCAGTTATTGGGGTAGTTGATACCAATAATGATCCAGACCCGATTGATTATGTTATTCCTGCTAATGATGACTCCATGCGAGCGGTTGAAATTTATGTTCGTTGTGTCGCGGATGCCATCATTGATGCTCAACGTGGGAATACGGTTGGCGGGGTATCTTCTGATGCTGAATTTGTTGAAGTTCCTACAGAGAAAGATTCTGAAGAAGCAGCTAAGTAA
- the frr gene encoding ribosome recycling factor, with the protein MINKIKQDAEKRMHKTIESLRHEMTKIRTGRANASLLDHVQVDYYGSLTPLNQVANVTVSDARTLLVTPWDKAMVAAIEKAILTSDLGLNPATAGTAIRVPMPPLTEERRKEMIRVVRGEAEQGRVSIRNIRRDANTQLKEMVKEKEISEDDERRGNETIQKLTDKYIAEVDLVLAEKEKDLMAI; encoded by the coding sequence ATGATCAATAAGATCAAACAGGATGCAGAAAAGCGAATGCATAAGACCATTGAGTCATTACGGCATGAAATGACTAAAATCAGGACCGGACGCGCGAACGCCAGCCTATTGGATCATGTGCAGGTGGATTATTATGGTAGCCTTACGCCATTAAACCAGGTGGCGAATGTGACGGTCAGCGATGCTCGCACTTTATTGGTAACACCATGGGATAAAGCGATGGTAGCTGCTATTGAAAAAGCTATTCTGACTTCCGATTTGGGTTTAAATCCAGCGACTGCCGGAACAGCCATTCGAGTACCTATGCCTCCCTTAACGGAAGAGCGTCGGAAGGAAATGATTCGCGTTGTTCGCGGAGAAGCTGAGCAAGGGCGTGTTTCCATTCGTAATATTCGGCGAGACGCGAATACCCAGCTCAAAGAAATGGTTAAGGAAAAGGAAATTTCTGAAGACGATGAGCGTCGTGGTAATGAAACGATTCAAAAATTAACCGATAAATACATTGCCGAAGTGGACTTGGTTTTAGCTGAGAAAGAAAAAGATTTGATGGCAATTTAG
- the tadA gene encoding tRNA adenosine(34) deaminase TadA, with protein MVNQDAFWMSQALEMALKAKAQGEVPIGAVLVSSDNRLLGRGWNQVIQTHDPTAHAEMMAIREASSYLENYRLLDSTLYVTLEPCSMCAGALVHSRIRRLVFAARDFKAGAAGSVYNLMRGYPLNHAIQVDEGPLQENAAALLRDFFESRRKLDGSE; from the coding sequence GTGGTAAACCAGGACGCGTTCTGGATGTCACAAGCGCTGGAAATGGCTTTAAAAGCAAAAGCGCAAGGCGAAGTACCTATTGGAGCGGTATTGGTAAGCTCCGATAATCGGTTGCTTGGTCGCGGTTGGAACCAAGTCATTCAAACGCATGATCCTACCGCCCATGCCGAGATGATGGCTATTCGTGAGGCTTCCTCTTATTTAGAGAATTATCGGCTGTTGGATAGCACATTATACGTCACTCTGGAGCCTTGCAGCATGTGTGCCGGAGCATTGGTTCATTCACGAATACGACGATTAGTTTTTGCCGCCAGAGACTTTAAGGCTGGTGCAGCTGGTTCGGTTTATAATCTCATGCGAGGGTATCCTTTAAACCATGCCATTCAGGTGGATGAAGGTCCTTTACAGGAAAATGCTGCTGCATTATTAAGGGACTTTTTCGAAAGTCGCCGTAAATTGGATGGGAGTGAGTAA
- a CDS encoding Spy/CpxP family protein refolding chaperone has translation MILLPALALSLAFSAPSFADKNGGQCPCMRLQKLSQELDLTADQQAKIKAIKEQAQKDMSANEADMKNIRSQIKELIQSEKIDEDKLNKLIEQKKEIIASAMKTKIMMKNQIYNVLNAQQKAKFSALMDKWESKHKAHDEEMND, from the coding sequence ATGATTTTACTGCCTGCCTTGGCTTTATCTTTAGCATTCAGTGCTCCGAGCTTTGCTGACAAAAACGGTGGACAATGTCCTTGTATGCGTCTTCAAAAGCTGAGTCAAGAACTGGACTTAACTGCTGATCAACAAGCCAAAATCAAAGCCATTAAAGAGCAAGCCCAAAAAGACATGAGCGCGAATGAAGCAGACATGAAAAACATTCGCAGCCAAATAAAAGAGCTTATCCAATCAGAAAAAATAGATGAAGACAAACTCAATAAGCTCATTGAACAAAAGAAAGAAATTATAGCCTCCGCAATGAAAACAAAAATCATGATGAAAAATCAGATTTACAATGTGCTCAATGCCCAACAAAAAGCAAAGTTTTCCGCACTAATGGATAAATGGGAAAGCAAACACAAAGCCCATGACGAAGAAATGAATGACTGA